The sequence below is a genomic window from Halalkalicoccus subterraneus.
GTACTACCGAGTCAACCTCCAGATGCCGAAGAGCCACACCGAACAGTACAACCTCGATAACAAGTTCTGGTACTGGTACCCGTTGTATTCGCTGGGAGCCTTCTCGACGATCGCGTACATCGTCGCGGCGATAACGGGTGCCTTACTCGGGTTCTACTATGCGCCATCGACCGCTACCGCGGCCGGCGCGGACACGACCGTCGCCTATGATACCGTCGTGACGGTCATGATGGACATGAACTTCGGGTTCTTCCTTCGGAGCCTGCATCGATGGTCCGCCCAGATCATGACTGCGGCGGTGTTCCTGCACATGCTGCGGGTGTACTTCACGGGTGCGTACAAGGAGCCTCGGGAGGTCAACTGGCTGATCGGGATCGTCCTGATCAGCCTGACGATGGCCTTCGGCTACACCGGCTACCTGCTGCCGTGGACCCAGCTGTCGTACTGGGCGGGTCAGATCGGCGTCGAGATGGCGCTGTCGGTCCCCTTCATCGGCGAGTGGGTCGCCCAGCTGGTCTTCGGCGGGTTCAGTCTTGGCGCATCGACACTCCAGCGGATGTACATCCTCCACGTGTTCATCCTGCCGTTCGTGGTGACGTCGCTGATCGCGATGCACATCGGGATCGTCTGGATGCAGGGGATCGCGGAGCCACACTGATCGATCATGAGCGAAGAAACCAACACCGACTCACGGGCGGATGAGAACGTCCGAACCGACGGCGGCGGAGACGAACCGCGCGCGGACGGCGGTGGCGGCGTCCCCGCCGTCCCGCCGGACGACGAGACACCCACCTGGCGCGAACGAAAGGAGCGCACGCAAGGGCTCTCCAGGTTAACCTACGAGTACTTCGAGCGTTCGCGGCGCGAGGACCAGGACCTCCGCCAGGAGTCGACGTACGTCGAACGTGACGTGCTCGCCTTCCCGACCTGGCCCCACGAGACCATTCGCAACCTCTCGGTGGCGTCGTTCTTCGTCGGGATGATGTTCCTCGTCGCCGCGGCCGCGCCGCCGCACATGCCGGCCCCGGCCGACCCGAGCTCGACGCCCGCGGTCATCCTGCCCGACTGGTATCTCTACTGGTCGTACGGCCTGTTGCACCTCAGTCCAATCAATCCCGAACTCGCGATTCTGGGCGGCCAGAAGCTGGTGACTGATCGCGTCTATGGCGTGATGGCAAACGTCGTCGTCGTCAGCGTCATCGCCATCGTCCCCTTCCTGAACAAGGGCAGCGCACGGCGACCCGTCGAGGAACCGTTCTGGGCGGCCATCGGAGTCGGCGGGATCATCCTCGCGGTCACGCTCGCGGCCCTTCCGCTCGAGAACATGTTCCCGTTCCCCGGTGAGCTCGTGTTCAACCTGTCGTTCTTCCTGCCGGTGATCGGGTTCCTGCTGACGTATGCCGTTCTGCGGGCGATGCGCGAGGGGTACATGTACTCGCTCAACCGACGGTACTACCGGCTTCGACCGCCGAAGTAATACGGCGGCACACTCCATTTAGATCATGTCGGAATCGCCTCCCGAGAAAGCCACCGATGGCAGCGTCGTCGTTCCGACGCGAGTTTATAAGGTCGTCACGGTGTTCTCGACCCTGTTCGCGGTCGTCGGGGTCGTTGCAGGGTTCGTCCTGATCGATATCGCCACCGACCGCGCGCAGGCCGACCTCGCCGAGGTCGAGCCCCTCGTGGCGCTCGGTGGCGTCGCACTGATCGTCGCCTCGGCTGCAGTTTACGCCTTTTCGACCCGCTTTCGGACCGCGGAAATGGGAAATGCTAAAGACGGGGCGGACGAACCGTCGAACAATGAGTGATGAGTTCATCAAAGGGTTCGGGATGCTGACCAGCGGCGGCCTGCTCTGGTTCATAATCGCGGCGTGGTTCAACACCGAGAGCTTCGGGGGGACACAGCTGATCGCTCCCAACCCTAGCAACGTCAGCCTCTATTCGCAGGTGCTTATCGGAATCAAGGACATCGCGTTCTGGTTCGCGGTCATCGGTGCGCTCACGTTCTGGGTTGCCATCCCTGCCGTGCGCGAGGGGAGACGTGCCTACGAGGATCGCCAACAGAACGCCGAATAACGCGGTTCGAATCGCTCGCAGATACGGTCTATCGGTTCGTTCGCGCCGAACGCCTCCGCGTTGTATGACGATACGTTATTCACGGAGTGACCGCCATTCTCTCCATTATCGGAACAAATCGATCGCGAAGAAGGACCCGTGCGTCGTCCGTGTGGTCGAAAGGGGCGTCACCGAAAACGATCGCTCAACCGTTTAGATGACGGGCGACCAGAACGATCCGGCCACCGCGACGAGCGCGATGAACCCGGCGTAGGCGACGACACACAGGGTCGCGCCGATCGCGGCTTTCGGAGCCTCAAGCGATCTGTCGGTCCGGGCCTCCACCAATCGGGACTCGAATTCGAAGAAATCGGCGACGAACGCCGTGATAGCGAACGCGGCGAGGGAGACCCCGATGTGGAGGTCGACGAGGACGTAGTAGAACGTCGTGAGCACGAGCACGAACGAGATGACCTCGTGGGGAGTGTACCGCGTGATTCCCTCGGCACCGTGTTCGTCGGCCTGCGAGACGTGCCTACGGTGGGCGAGCAGTCTGGTGACGAGACTGACGAGCGCGAGAGCGAAGACGATAAACGGGATCGCAGCCGCAAGCGCCCCGTCGATCGCCTCGAGCTGCAGGGGTTGCATACCCGGATAACGGACGGTCGCCCATTAGAGTGTTTCCAATTCTCGTCCTAGTGGAGCGTCCGCACGAACCCGTCGACCGCCAGCCGGACCGCCTGTCCAGAGCCGATCGGGCCGTGTTCGTCGTCGTCGACCAGCAGCGAAACCGATCCTTCGTCGCGGAGTACCGACAGCGTCAGGGGGCTGGTATCGAGCACCCAGCGTGTCGATTGGGTGTGAAACGGGGCGATCGGAACCGCACAGAGCGCGTCGGCCCCCGCGTCGATCGTCGGACCGCCGGCGGTCGCGGCGTATCCCTCGCTCCCCGCTGGCGTCGCGACGACGACGCCGTCGGCACGAAACGCCGCGACCCGCCCGTCGTCGTGATCGATGGCGTACTCCGAGATCCGCGCCGGCTCGCTCGTGACGAGCATCACGTCAAGCAGGGCCGTCGAGACCGACTCGCCGCCGACCGAGACGTCGATCAACGGTTGTTCTCGCTCGACACCCTTCGAAAGCGCTTCGCGGATCGCTGCCCGGTCGCTGGCTGCCGGCCCGATGTCAGTTCCGACCGCGAGGATCGGCACGTCGAGGCGCTCGCGGGCGGTCGCCAGCAGCGCCTCTTCGCCGACCGTAACGATCGTCGACGGGTCCGCGCGCGCGACCGTCGTCGGCGATCCGACGACCGTCGAGCGACCCGTCGATTCGAGCGTTTCGATCACGTCGGCGGCATCGCCGACGACGCCGACGGTCACGGTCGATCCACCCGCAAGCCATCGCACATACGTCGGGGTACGCCCCCCACGGCAAAAGCCTGCGGGATCACTCGTCGTACGGCCAGTCGCCGATGACCTTCATGCCCGCCGCCTGCTTCTCGTCTTCGAGCGCCGCCGCGATCTCCCCGGGCGCCCGATGCTCGACGGTCGTTTCCTCGTTCGCCAGCTCACGGACGAGCTCGGTGAGCAGCACCGCTTGCTCGCGTAGATCGCGGACGTCGACCTTATCGAGCGTGTCGGCGAAGGTGTGGCCCCATCCGCGGCCCTGTTCGCCGGTGTCGCTCATGACGTGATAGCCGGGCACGCCCCACTGGACGAACGGCCAGTGGTCGCTGTGGGGCCCCAGTCGGGGGATCGTCTTTACGGGGTGGTCGAACCCGTCGGCGACGCGCTCCGCGGCCGCGTCGAGTTCGGGAAAGCCGTGGGTGTAGAACTCCAGCGTGCGCCCGCGGACGACCCCGTCGCTGTTGACGATCGCTTTTATCGAATCGTGGTCGGCGTTCGCGGCGTGGTGGTCCGAGCCGACCAGCCCCACTTCCTCCGCACCGTAGACGACGAACTCGACTCTCGTGTCCAGTTCGTCCTCGCGGGCGGCCAACGCGTTCGCGATCTCGACGACTATTGCGGTCCCGGCCCCGTTGTCGCTCGCTCCCTCCGCGATGTCGTGGGCGTCGACGTGGCCCGTCACCAGTACCACCTCGTCGGTGTCAGGCCCCATCTCGGCGTGGACGTTTCGGCTGGTGGCGTCGTCGATCTCGGCTTCGACCGAAACGGCGACCTCTCGGCCGTCGAACCGTCGGGCGAGGCGCGCGCCGACCTCGCTGCTTACGCCGATCGCGGGGACGTCCCCGATGGGTTCTTCGGGTGTGCCGACGCTTCCCGTCGGCGGGAGACAGCCTTCGACGTGGTTCCGGTAGACGAAGCCGCTCGCCCCGCCCGCGACGGCGTAGTAGTACTTCTCGCGGCGGTGGATGTAGCGGTCGAAGTAGTCGGGCACGTCGCTTCGAACCATCACCACCTTGCCGTCGATATCCGCCCCCTCGAAGTCCTCCGGAAGCCCGTAGCCCAGATCGAGGAGTTCGCCGCGGGCGCTCTCCGACGGGCTTCGGGGGAGCGCGATGCAGTCTTGCACCGTCTCGCCGGCGCTGATCCCGCTACTCCCGCGCACCCAGCCCTGGATCGGAAACTCCTCCAAGCGGGCGTTTCGTGAGCCCGCCGCCGCGAGCGCGTCACGCGTCAGCTCCGCGCCGCGGCGCTCGCCCTCCGTGCCCGCCATCCGGTCTTCGAGGTCGACGAGTTCCTCTAGTACGTTCCATCCCGCATCGCTGGTAAACACCTCACCGATCCACTCTGTCATATGTTGTCGTGATTCGGATCGGAGCCTAAGTGTTTCGAAACGAAACGTAGATCTCGAGCGGTGATCGCAGCCAGTAGTTATATCTACATTTAGATAATTTAAACTATATGTATGTCCTCGGACTGTCGGCGTTCTGTTTGCTCGTCGGCTGCTGGGTAGCGGTACGTGCAAAGCGGGACGGCGGTCCGTCGCCGGTCGCCCGCGGGCTCGGCGTCGCGGCGGTACTGTTCGTGACGCCGTTCGTCGCGTTTCTCATGGCCAGTTCGATGCTTACCGGAACCCTCGTTGCGGCGCTCGCAGTGGTTCCCGTGGCGCTGCTCGGGATCGGCGCATACGTGTTCGCGACGGGGACTGTACCGGCGAAACTGCGCGCTAGTCGATAACTCCACAACCGATTTTTGGAATCCTCGAACCGCTGGTCGGATCCGGACCGATCGTGGGCCGCGCTCGGTTTCTTCAGGAGTGAGTCGAACGAAGGCCCGTCACGGCTTCGGCGTGACGGTGTTTTTGGAGGAGGCCTTCACGGCTCGGGTGCACCTCGCGTCGTTCGAAAGAACGCTTTGCGTCTCTCGGACCACACCACTCGCCGCAAAAGATCCGTTTACAGGATGCGTTTTCCGAGGGCGCTCGCGGCGAGTTCGACGGCGAGGCTCGCCGTCTCGTTGCCCGAATCGAGGATCGGGTTCACCTCGACGACTTCGAGCGAGCGAAGCGATCCTCCGCGCGCGACGATTTCGAGGGCAGCATGGGCCTCACGGTAGGTGACGCCGCCGCGGACGGGTGTGCCGACGCCGGGCGCTTCCTTGGGATCGAGCCAG
It includes:
- a CDS encoding cytochrome b, which encodes YYRVNLQMPKSHTEQYNLDNKFWYWYPLYSLGAFSTIAYIVAAITGALLGFYYAPSTATAAGADTTVAYDTVVTVMMDMNFGFFLRSLHRWSAQIMTAAVFLHMLRVYFTGAYKEPREVNWLIGIVLISLTMAFGYTGYLLPWTQLSYWAGQIGVEMALSVPFIGEWVAQLVFGGFSLGASTLQRMYILHVFILPFVVTSLIAMHIGIVWMQGIAEPH
- a CDS encoding DUF7313 family protein is translated as MQPLQLEAIDGALAAAIPFIVFALALVSLVTRLLAHRRHVSQADEHGAEGITRYTPHEVISFVLVLTTFYYVLVDLHIGVSLAAFAITAFVADFFEFESRLVEARTDRSLEAPKAAIGATLCVVAYAGFIALVAVAGSFWSPVI
- a CDS encoding DUF7315 family membrane protein; protein product: MSESPPEKATDGSVVVPTRVYKVVTVFSTLFAVVGVVAGFVLIDIATDRAQADLAEVEPLVALGGVALIVASAAVYAFSTRFRTAEMGNAKDGADEPSNNE
- a CDS encoding NAD(+)/NADH kinase, which codes for MRWLAGGSTVTVGVVGDAADVIETLESTGRSTVVGSPTTVARADPSTIVTVGEEALLATARERLDVPILAVGTDIGPAASDRAAIREALSKGVEREQPLIDVSVGGESVSTALLDVMLVTSEPARISEYAIDHDDGRVAAFRADGVVVATPAGSEGYAATAGGPTIDAGADALCAVPIAPFHTQSTRWVLDTSPLTLSVLRDEGSVSLLVDDDEHGPIGSGQAVRLAVDGFVRTLH
- a CDS encoding cytochrome b family protein, which codes for MSEETNTDSRADENVRTDGGGDEPRADGGGGVPAVPPDDETPTWRERKERTQGLSRLTYEYFERSRREDQDLRQESTYVERDVLAFPTWPHETIRNLSVASFFVGMMFLVAAAAPPHMPAPADPSSTPAVILPDWYLYWSYGLLHLSPINPELAILGGQKLVTDRVYGVMANVVVVSVIAIVPFLNKGSARRPVEEPFWAAIGVGGIILAVTLAALPLENMFPFPGELVFNLSFFLPVIGFLLTYAVLRAMREGYMYSLNRRYYRLRPPK
- a CDS encoding DUF7314 family protein — encoded protein: MSDEFIKGFGMLTSGGLLWFIIAAWFNTESFGGTQLIAPNPSNVSLYSQVLIGIKDIAFWFAVIGALTFWVAIPAVREGRRAYEDRQQNAE
- a CDS encoding M28 family peptidase, giving the protein MTEWIGEVFTSDAGWNVLEELVDLEDRMAGTEGERRGAELTRDALAAAGSRNARLEEFPIQGWVRGSSGISAGETVQDCIALPRSPSESARGELLDLGYGLPEDFEGADIDGKVVMVRSDVPDYFDRYIHRREKYYYAVAGGASGFVYRNHVEGCLPPTGSVGTPEEPIGDVPAIGVSSEVGARLARRFDGREVAVSVEAEIDDATSRNVHAEMGPDTDEVVLVTGHVDAHDIAEGASDNGAGTAIVVEIANALAAREDELDTRVEFVVYGAEEVGLVGSDHHAANADHDSIKAIVNSDGVVRGRTLEFYTHGFPELDAAAERVADGFDHPVKTIPRLGPHSDHWPFVQWGVPGYHVMSDTGEQGRGWGHTFADTLDKVDVRDLREQAVLLTELVRELANEETTVEHRAPGEIAAALEDEKQAAGMKVIGDWPYDE